CCATGCCATGATTTACCGGCCCGACACTCGGGACGATGAGGAAGGCGAGGAAGATGTGCCAGCTTTCGTCATCAACCGGGACAGCCCTGCGCACGATGCGGACCTCATCATCATTGATGAATGTTCCATGGTCGATGAAATGCTCGGCTCAGACCTTCTCTCCTTCGGCAAGCCTGTTCTTGTTCTGGGCGATCCTGCACAGCTGCCTCCGGTTTCTGGTGGGGGCTATTTTACCGATGCCGAACCGGATATCATGCTCACGGAAATTCACCGGCAAGCTCAGGATAATCCAATCATTCGGCTGGCACAGGATGTGCGGGAAGGCAAAAGCCCCGATTATGGTGACTATGGCTCCGTACGGGTGATTGGCCGCCGAGCGCTCGAAACAGAGCAGGTTCTGGAGGCCGATCAGGTTTTGGTCGGACGCAATATCACCCGGCAAAAATACAATAATCGCCTGCGCGAATTGAAAGAATTCGAAGGTCCCTACCCTCTTGTCGGCGACAAGCTGGTTTGTCTGCGCAATAACCACCAGAAAGGGCTTTTAAACGGTGGCATCTGGATCGTTGACAAGGTGACCAGCCGCACAGGCAAAGACATCAAGATGCGGGTCTCGCCAGAGCTTGCGCACGAGCTTTCAGGCCGGGTGGCGCTCAAAGTGCCAAAGGCTCTGTTTGAAGAACATGAGGGCGAGATTCCCTGGACTGTGCGCAAACAGGGCGATGCATTCGACTATGGCTATGCCCTGACGGTGCACAAGGCACAGGGGTCCCAATGGAACGATGTCATGCTCTTTGATGAAAGCTGGGCATTTAGAGATCACCGATCCCGCTGGCTTTATACTGGCGTAACCCGCGCAGCAG
This window of the uncultured Cohaesibacter sp. genome carries:
- a CDS encoding AAA family ATPase, yielding MEWSPNQDAALKAVDAWIKRGDEPIFRLFGYAGTGKTTLARHLAEGINGSVLFGAFTGKAAQVLRQKGCPGASTIHAMIYRPDTRDDEEGEEDVPAFVINRDSPAHDADLIIIDECSMVDEMLGSDLLSFGKPVLVLGDPAQLPPVSGGGYFTDAEPDIMLTEIHRQAQDNPIIRLAQDVREGKSPDYGDYGSVRVIGRRALETEQVLEADQVLVGRNITRQKYNNRLRELKEFEGPYPLVGDKLVCLRNNHQKGLLNGGIWIVDKVTSRTGKDIKMRVSPELAHELSGRVALKVPKALFEEHEGEIPWTVRKQGDAFDYGYALTVHKAQGSQWNDVMLFDESWAFRDHRSRWLYTGVTRAAERLTIVR